The Kribbella sp. HUAS MG21 genome includes the window GCTAGACGGCTCCGGACGGCTCCACACCAACCGCGGAACGGAAGGCGTCCGCTGTTACCTCACCGCCCGAATCCCCGACAAGTACGACCGATCCGAGCCGACGACGCCGGATCAGCACCGGTAAGGAGGTGGTCCAGATGACCAACACCACAACCCACGGCAGGATCACGCTGGACCGCTTCCCGCTGGACGTCGTACAAGACCTCGCAATCACCAACGGTGTCTGCGTCCGACCGATCCTGAACCGCGTTGTCGACACCGAGACCGGCACCGAGCGCATCGTCGGCGTCTCGTGCGGGTCGACGCTGGTCAGCAAGTGCCCGCCGTGCGCTGAGGCGAACCGGCGACTGCGGATGCAGCAGTGCCGCGAAGGCTGGCACCGAGACACCGAACTCGAACCCACCGACGAGGACCAGCTCGAGGACGAGGACCAGGCCGAACCCGAGGACACCGGCGCGGAGGAGGAGTCCGCTCGCCGCGTCCGCTCGACCCGTCGACGCCAAGACGCCCCGGACCTCCCCCGGGTGCCGATGGACAAGCGCACGGTCGGTACAACGTTCCGAGCACCGAACGGCAAGACCTACCGCCCGTCGATGTTCCTCACCCTCACGCTCGACTCGTACGGCGCAACGCACCGTCTCCCGTACCGCGTCGGCGGCAAGCTCACACCGTGCTCGTGCGGCGTCCACCACAGCCCGAACTCGCCCGTGCTGTCGACGCCGGTCGACCCGTCGACGTACGACTACCGCCGCGCCGCGCTCGACGCGCTGCACTTCTCCAAGGGCGTCGACCGGTTCGTCCAGAACCTCCGCCGCTGCGCCGGCTACAAGGCCCAGTACTTCGCCGTGGTCGAGCCACAGAAACGCCTCGCGCCACACCTGCACATGGCCGTCCGGGGCACGGTCCCGCGCGAGCTCGTCCGCCAGGTCGCCGCCGCGACCTACCACCAACTGTGGTGGCCAGAGCACGAGACGCCCGTCTACGGCGCTCAGACGGGTCGCGACCTGCCCATCTGGGACGAGGACACGGAACGCTTCATCGACCCCGCTACGGGCGTCCTGCTGCCGACCTGGGACCAAGCCCTGGACGACCTGGCCGCCGACCCCGCCGCGCAACCCGCGCACGTCGTCCGGT containing:
- a CDS encoding replication initiator, yielding MTNTTTHGRITLDRFPLDVVQDLAITNGVCVRPILNRVVDTETGTERIVGVSCGSTLVSKCPPCAEANRRLRMQQCREGWHRDTELEPTDEDQLEDEDQAEPEDTGAEEESARRVRSTRRRQDAPDLPRVPMDKRTVGTTFRAPNGKTYRPSMFLTLTLDSYGATHRLPYRVGGKLTPCSCGVHHSPNSPVLSTPVDPSTYDYRRAALDALHFSKGVDRFVQNLRRCAGYKAQYFAVVEPQKRLAPHLHMAVRGTVPRELVRQVAAATYHQLWWPEHETPVYGAQTGRDLPIWDEDTERFIDPATGVLLPTWDQALDDLAADPAAQPAHVVRFGRQVDYKGIVADSETKVGKAIGYLTKYLGKAIGETYGDDPAELHPAQLDHLNRLHEHVKILPCSPACANWLLYGITPKDADGKVVPGECDGKAHDREHLGLGGRRVLVSRQWTGKTLTDHRADRAEVIRQTLAAAGVEMDDQTALSVTQTTSDDEQPRFIWTPVRPGDEDAPTQKEVLAYSITKRIRWREQYEQAKQRARDGTGPPSDTNSATDTNDAATAA